The following are from one region of the Heliangelus exortis chromosome 2, bHelExo1.hap1, whole genome shotgun sequence genome:
- the LRRC14B gene encoding leucine-rich repeat-containing protein 14B encodes MKSLRFLSAEAFVSNAEFARKSLSSVTHNLFPLLFKASYLLEQKEVIHDLVENWPLADFNMGKLLGSNVDYQEDLSHRTCSVCLESCLTGLRDYVLNRSSLYMKRLKVVDLTGIKDVEVQFCECKKAMGRWTRTQLLCKLCSELLVYLQQSNTGTFEISIDVLIDLYVTEWNYELVVQALLKKCYCPLKICCVAFRSDNLALQKFFYITKLIDPSLLRKLEMVHNVRLEMEHLEILFKSIHFPLLMSLTLPARTFNVQRFTAKDEQVLTNIGEKMGEMMQLTELSMSFSILTGRLQKLLSPLKTPLKMLDVSNCSLNHADMTYLANSFHANHLETLDLSGHNIPDFYLSIFFKLLSHSSSVLRSLTVEDCNIQDTHVNMLILGLSHCHKLQEFKFFGNPLSSQALRHLFTFLCELPMLKNVEFPVPRDCYPAGITYPVDDASLCKFDHQKYENVAKELNLILVKANREDVKASTPLFGSYDAAVQETNNELGTYLIKSFKETLEKLTVSLSKMS; translated from the exons ATGAAGTCTCTCCGATTCCTTAGTGCTGAAGCATTTGTGTCAAATGCAGAGTTTGCCAGGAAGAGTCTCAGCAGTGTTACCCATaacctttttcctcttctttttaaagCCAGCTATTTACTGGAGCAAAAGGAGGTAATTCATGACTTGGTAGAGAACTGGCCGCTTGCTGACTTTAACATGGGAAAACTTTTGGGAAGTAATGTGGACTACCAGGAAGACCTGAGCCACAGAACATGCTCAGTTTGCTTGGAAAGCTGTCTGACAGGACTGAGAGACTATGTGCTCAATCGTTCTTCTCTCTACATGAAAAGGCTGAAAGTGGTTGACCTGACAGGTATAAAAGATGTTGAAGTACAGTTTTGTGAGTGTAAGAAGGCAATGGGCAGGTGGACCAGGACACAACTGCTCTGCAAGCTTTGTTCAGAACTGCTGGTTTACCTGCAACAGAGCAATACAGGTACCTTTGAAATCAGTATTGATGTGCTCATTGATTTATATGTTACTGAGTGGAACTATGAGCTGGTAGTGCAGGCCCTGTTGAAGAAATGTTATTGTCCATTGAAGATCTGCTGCGTGGCATTCAGATCTGACAACCTGGCTTTGCAGAAATTCTTCTATATCACAAAGCTCATTGATCCGTCTTTGTTGCGCAAACTGGAAATGGTTCACAATGTTCGCTTGGAAATGGAACACTTGGAAATACTCTTCAAAAGTATCCACTTCCCTCTATTGATGTCCTTGACCTTGCCAGCACGAACATTTAATGTGCAGAGGTTCACAGCTAAAGATGAACAGGTGCTTACCAACATTGGAGAAAAGATGGGTGAAATGATGCAACTGACCGAGCTGAGTATGTCATTCTCTATACTCACAGGCAGACTACAGAAACTGCTCAG CCCTCTAAAAACTCCACTGAAGATGCTGGATGTTTCTAACTGCTCACTCAACCATGCTGATATGACCTATTTAGCCAATAGTTTCCATGCTAATCACTTAGAAACCCTGGACCTGAGTGGTCACAATATACCTGACTTTTACTTGTCAATATTCTTTAAGCTACTCAGTCATTCTTCTTCAGTGCTCAGGAGTCTTACTGTGGAGGACTGTAACATCCAAGACACTCATGTGAACATGTTGATTTTAGGTTTAAGTCATTGTCACAAACTACAGGAGTTCAAGTTTTTTGGAAATCCACTGTCATCTCAGGCACTTAGACACCTTTTCACATTTCTCTGTGAGTTACCCATGCTGAAAAATGTGGAGTTTCCAGTTCCAAGGGACTGCTACCCTGCTGGCATCACGTACCCAGTTGATGATGCCAGTCTCTGCAAATTTGATCaccaaaaatatgaaaatgtagCAAAGGAGCTTAATCTCATTTTAGTCAAAGCAAATAGGGAGGATGTGAAGGCTTCAACTCCTCTCTTTGGCAGTTATGATGCAGCTGTTCAGGAGACAAACAATGAACTTGGAACTTACTTGATCAAGTCCTTCAAAGAGACTTTAGAAAAGCTCACTGTATCTCTTAGCAAAATGAGTTAG